In Candidatus Tectomicrobia bacterium, the genomic stretch TGGACTTGGCGATCTTTATGTCGAAGGAGGCAGGATCGCCGCCGTGGCAATTGACACAGGAGAGGCCCTTCTGCGCGTGGATGTCGTTCGCCATCGCCGCCGCCGGGGCGCCGAGCTTCGCGGGCAGCGCGCGGTGGCATTGGACGCAGGTATCGACCCTGGGGGCCGCGGGGGCCGCCGCGCCGGCGTCCGAGGAGGCGAGGAGAAGCACGGCCGAGGCCCCGGTGAGCCAGAGCGCCTGTTTCATCCAGGAGCGTGCGCGCATGAAAGGCCTCAATAGGGTTTGAGATAGGCCAGCAAGGTCATCGTGACCAGGAAGACGATCACGACGGCCCCGAACCCCGTCACGAGCCAGTGCCGTTTCCCCTGCCGCGCCCAGCCATCCCAGAAGGGCACCAGGAAGAAGATCAGCCCGCCGGCGCCGATGGCGTAGATGCCCAGCGCCTCCCCCTCCATTCCCAGGACCTTGGGGGGGATGTACTTGAGCGACTGGGACATGAACGTGAAGAACCACTCGGGCCGGATGCCCGCGGGAGCGGGGGCCAGGGGATCGGCCTTCTCTCCCACCTCCCACGGGAGGTACACGGAGAGGACGGCGAGAAGGCCCAGCACGATTACCCAGACGATGCTCTCGCGGAGGACGAAGTTGGGGACGAAGGGGATGCCCTTCCCCTTGGCGCCTCCGATGGGCTGGCTCATGCCCAGGAGCTGGATCAGGAGAAGGTGCAGACCGAGCACGATCGTGAAAATCGGCGGCAGGATCGCGACGTGGAGGGCGAAGAACCGCGTGAGGGTGGGCCCGCTGATCTCGTTCGCCCCCAGGAGGAAGTTGCGCATCCCCTCGCCCACGACCGGAATGACCTTCGTCACATCCGTCCCGATCTTGGTGGCGAAGTAAGAGAGCTTCGTCCAGGGAAGCAGGTAGCCGGAGAAACCGAACGTCATGGACAGCACGAGGAGGATGAAGCCCGACACCCAGATCAGCTCGCGCGGGGGCCGGTAGGCCCGCATGAAGTACACGCTGAACAGGTGGATGAACAGGGCCAGGATCATCAGGTTGGCCGACCAGCTATGGATGGAGCGGATGAGCCATCCGAAGGGGACCTGGGCCGAGATGAGGAGGATGCTCTCGTACGCCTGGTCCGCGGCCGGCACGTAATAGAACATCAGCAGGATGCCCGTGACCACCTGCACCCCGAACAGCAGCAGGGCGATGCCGCCGAACAGGTAGAGGAAGGTGCCCTTGTGCCAGGGAACCTCCTTGTGGCGGAGGAACTCGAGGACACCCGAGAGCGGCATGCGGCTCTCGAGCCAGGCGGCCAAGCCCGCGAACCTGCCCTCGGGAAACCCGCCCGCGCGCTTCGGTTCAGAGGTCGTGGCCATGGAGTCTCACGCCTTCCGCACAGAAACGAAGATGTCGTCGCCCCGGACGGCCACGTCGTAGGCCGTCAGCGGGGTAGGGGGCGGGCCCGCGATGTTGCGCCCGAACAGATCGAAGTGGCCGTTGTGGCAGGCGCACCACAGATGCTCCAAATCGCTCCGGTACTGGACTGTGCAGGAGAGGTGGGTGCACATGGCGTTGAAGGCCCGGTACTCGCCGGAGGGCATCATCACCAGGATCCCGACCGAGCCGCCAAAGCGGAACATCTTCGCCGTGTTGGGCTTGATCTCCGCTTTCGCGGCGACGCGGACGCTGTCGACGCTCGTGACGGCGAAACGCGAGGGGAGGATATAGCGGAAGACGGGATAGAACATGGTGCCGAGCAGGGCCAGGAAGCCGCCCCCGAGGAAATAGTCCAGGATGCTCCGTCGCGTCATCGTGAACCGGCTTTCCGCCGCCATCGAGAAATGCCCTCCCGATCGGGGATAATCCGCTCTATATAGCCAATTCCACCATGCCGTGCCATCCGCAGGCCGCCGGACCCGCCGCGGGTTCGATTTCGGCCCGCAGGAGATTGCCCCAAAAAGCACCTGCCAATACGAAAACGCAACACCCCCACATGCACGAGGCACAGTGGAATGTAGGGGATATTAAATAGGAGGGCCGAGTCTGAACATATGAAACGCAAATTCAGATGTCAACAGAAAAACATTTCTCAAAGTCCTCATTTATATTTTTATAAGTTAACCATAACATAACATTCAATTTGAGCAAGGCTTTCTTTGTTGCAACATCGCCATTTTCAAAATGATGTCCCATTTGGCGGAACAAGTGAGGCGATTGCAGATAAACGAGTCAAAAAATCTTATTGCGTTGGGTGGCCAAATCCCTTAATTTTCTCCTGTCGCAATAAAGTAACGGCCCTCCTTATCGATCCGGCGGCTCACCCAGAGCAGCACCCGAGGATTGTGCCTGCGCGGCGCGCGGGAGCACAGGCGGAAAGCG encodes the following:
- a CDS encoding cytochrome bc complex cytochrome b subunit, producing MATTSEPKRAGGFPEGRFAGLAAWLESRMPLSGVLEFLRHKEVPWHKGTFLYLFGGIALLLFGVQVVTGILLMFYYVPAADQAYESILLISAQVPFGWLIRSIHSWSANLMILALFIHLFSVYFMRAYRPPRELIWVSGFILLVLSMTFGFSGYLLPWTKLSYFATKIGTDVTKVIPVVGEGMRNFLLGANEISGPTLTRFFALHVAILPPIFTIVLGLHLLLIQLLGMSQPIGGAKGKGIPFVPNFVLRESIVWVIVLGLLAVLSVYLPWEVGEKADPLAPAPAGIRPEWFFTFMSQSLKYIPPKVLGMEGEALGIYAIGAGGLIFFLVPFWDGWARQGKRHWLVTGFGAVVIVFLVTMTLLAYLKPY
- a CDS encoding Rieske (2Fe-2S) protein; its protein translation is MAAESRFTMTRRSILDYFLGGGFLALLGTMFYPVFRYILPSRFAVTSVDSVRVAAKAEIKPNTAKMFRFGGSVGILVMMPSGEYRAFNAMCTHLSCTVQYRSDLEHLWCACHNGHFDLFGRNIAGPPPTPLTAYDVAVRGDDIFVSVRKA